The genomic stretch CATCTATTTTCAGAATTGATCATCTGTCTTCTTCTCCTCAGCGACTCCACCAGATGTGCCTTCTTCATCTGTTGTTGTGGATCTCTGAGTCTTTGATAATTCCTCATCCTTCTTATTCTTTTTTCTTGCATTCTTTCTCATCAAATTGCATATGTCTTTTGAAAAATCTCTCTTGTCTGCCTTGAATGTCTTTCTTTTGCATATTCTTGTGTTTACCCAAAGAAATTATAGTGTCGTGTGTTTTGGTGTTATTTATGCATCTTCTCTTAAAGGGGTATGTTTCAAAACTCCTCTATCTTGAAGACTGTGTTCTTTTTATCTTATGCCTCCCTGATTACTGTTCCTTGAAAGAGTCAGAGTCTACCTTTGACCATCTCGAAATTTGTGGTACATATGCTTACCAGTCATCAATATCTGCATTTATTATCTTTTTGTTGATATCAAAAGGGAAAAAATCTCAGAAGAGTATTTAAGAGGATTAAAAGTATTTATTGAATGCTTTTAAAGTACCTAAACCCTAATTATTTTGATATTGCTTTCAGTTGAACATTATATTATTAAAATAAGTTTAATTAACTTGGAAAAGACTTAGTGGGAGCTTAAAATACTCAACCTATGGGCTATTAgactcagggggagcttacaaacctcatACTTTGATGTTGTCAAGCTAATTAAACTAACCAGTCATTTTTCTTAAATACATTTGTCTGTCATCATAAAAAGGGGAagattgttggaacaagatttgttcacatcccttgggttttgatgataacaaagtacttAAAAACAAGTGGGTATACTAACTTATGTTTAAGTGTGTAAGATCACAAACTTAGTATTCAACTTTGAATATACCATATTAAAAGCGTATGTGGAGAAACAAAGTATATCAAATTTTGGAAGACATAATTTGATGACTCTGAAGGATCAGACTCTGAATGAGGTGGTTCTGCCTCTGAAGGTTCAGACTCTAATCATAGAGTTTCAACCTTTGGTGACAACTAAGACTCTAAAGTATAAATGTGTCACTGATACGTACATTGTACCAAAAGTAGACTAGTCTTATCATAATGCCATATTTCTAGAGAGAGACGACTAGGGTTTTGTTTTGCAAGGCTCAAGGAATGGTGATGTGACCACTTAAGTTTGTTCTACCTTTTGGTAAACACCCAGTAATTATAAAGGTGATGTGAACACTACCTTTATTCAATGGGCAATTCTTATAACCATATACATTCTCCAACGTCTCTCTTGGTACGCTTCTTCACGAAGTTAGCTCTTATGCTCAACCCTTAAACAACTCTTTCTTTGCCTCTATAAAAGGAAGTTGAAGATTTGAAGGAAGGTTACAACAATAGAATGTCATAATATCTTGAGCATAAATTTGAGTTATTATTTTATAATTGTTATTGCATAagatcttaagatttcttatATTTGTGTATCTTAGATATCTTAAGAGTTAAGAACATCTGTGGTGGTTGTACAACTACTATACTTCTGATTATGTATCAAAGTATATTTGTTATCTTTTCTACTAAATTGATTGTTTAAAATAGAGGAAGTCTCTTACAAAAGTTTCTTGAGCAGTGAAAGTCTTATACTTGTGTGTATAAGCAAAGGAAGTATCTTGCATGTGATCTTGAGTagtgaagtctctttcaggtGTGGTCGAGCAGAAGTGTCTTACAGGTGTGCTTGAGAATAAGTCTCTTTCAAATGTGATTGAGCAAGTTGAAGTCTTTTTCAAGTGTGCTTGAGAAAATTGTAATGAGTCTAATTATAGTGAAAATATCTTATTGAACAAGGGGACTAGATTACTCTCAGTTGAGGAGAGGAACCAGGATACATTTTTGTGTGTTGATTTACTTGCTTCTTACCTTTATTATTCCGCTGCTATTACTAACTCTGATATCACACTCTGAACTGTTTTTTAGAAGTGAAATATTTTGAtatacacaattcaacccccttcttgtgtatttttTTCACCTTCATAATGTTGTAGGGTGTTCAAATATTAAAAATTTAATTCACCATTATGGTATCACATATACACATAATACACACCTAATACAGTTTTAGGGGTTTGTGAGGAGATTAAAATCCAAATTTACCCCTTTACACACCCAATACAGTCTTAGGGGTTTGTGAGGAGATTAAAATCAAAATTTACCCCTTTTTTTATCTTATAATAAGCATACACAGGCATTATTGTTTTGGGTTTTTTTCTTGAGATTGAAAATCAAATTCACACCTTTGTCATCATATACACATAATTcataacatgcattaacattgATATTTTTTATCACATACGTAGAATAAATAACATAATTTAACACATATATAAAATAACATTAACATAACTCATATATAACATAAGATTAACTTGAAATTTCATAACTAATAAATGGTTCAAGGCATTTCATCATTTTTATAATATCGTTAGTTGATCTCGGAAGTGTCGCATCCACCTTGATTGGACCTTTATTTGAGTAGAAATAAAATGTACTACGCATAACACTTACATCTGCATTTGTCTTCAGCTCAAATTACTGAAATTAATCTCACCTTCATTATCAATCATGGATGAACAATACTATGTCTTATCCACTCTTTGATTGTCGGTATAGTGTAAGAGATTCTCTAGTTAGGATTTCAGATCTATAAGAGAGGTGTTCTTGGTGACCCTAAATTAAAAAGGAGGTTTCATGGCATTTAAGTAAACAAATGCAATATACAAATAATGATTCATTTTGGAATATTTTTGTTAACAACATATAAGACATATTCTGACACACTTCCAAAGCCCATGTAACATTATCCTCCCTTTCACATTCCAAAACGCACAAAGCTAATTGAATAAGTCATATATGTAGAAGTAACACCAATAATTTGTAGAATAAGAAGCATGTGTGTGTTGGCCTTATATGTTGAATCAATTATCAGCACTGTAAGAAATGTGTTAAACAACTTGATAGAATCAggatgagtccaaaatatatctcAAATAGTTTTTCCATCCTCACAAACACTATACACCCAAATATATAATGATTATCTTCCAATAATTTCAACAATTGTTGCATTTTAGATCTTGGACCTCCTATTGCCTTGTTGTTTCGGTTGCAAATACTGTATACTTTTGATAAGTGCCAAAAGATAGTATTTATCCACATGAAAACTTGGAACTTATTGGCTCAAACTAACATTTTCTATCATTGATTTTCCCAAGTATTACATagaattaattttttttacatatatGTGTCGTTCCTTTTGATCTCTTTGTTATTGTGGAGAAATTCCTATTATTCATCAAGCTTTTGAGCTCTCCGTCCCATTCAAACTTATCTCTATAGAAAACTTTTACCGTTAGAGCTCTAACTCCTCCTTTTTAGCATTTAATAACTCATACATTCAATTTGATTTGGTAAGTTTTCTAAAATTCTATCTCTTTTTATGTTGTGATTTGTAATTAGTTGTTTAAGCTACATTTGTTATTTTAGGTACATTAGATAGTAGTGTAAACAATTTTGATATGCTAAAAGAACATGCATTGAGGTATTTTTGGACTGTTAGGGAAAAATGGTGTATCTTCCATAGCTGAGACAATCTCAGGTTTatctgaagatgcatctccggattTGGTCTGCATTGTTTTCGGAGATACATCTCTAGATTGGACTCAGACAAAAATTTGGTTGATTTTGTGAATTTATCCTGACATGCTGTTTATAGTTGTCTCTGTTTCTAATGCAGGTGCAATGGCTGAAAATAGCACTGACCGAATTAGGCTCGGGCGTGTGTCCTAAACCACGCTAGTACGACGCGAGAAGGTTGCAGCAAGGACCACGATGTCACAAGTTATTGATAAATCACTTAATGATACATATACTTCATAGCCTCGATGTTCCCACCCGTCTGGTTCTCGTATCCGACTCTCTCAAACATATGATGCAACAAATCCTAAAGTTCTTGAAGCCCCTAAAGTGCATGAGGAAGCCGTTGTAGATGCTCCTTTAGAGAGTTATCCAGGAGGTCCATTTGACACTTCTTTACTTCATATATATGCCCATCATGCTGCTAGACATGTATGGGACATGAAGGtatatttattttcttttgaaATTCATATGCTTTCAACTAATTAAATCGATGTTGATGGTGATATTTTCTTTTGACATGAGCGTTATTTTTTGAAATTTGTAAACCACGACATAAAGGTATTGTATGAAATTTGTCACCGTCATATGCGTCAAGTTGACGTCATTTCCTTACACTCTGGATGAATGACATGTGAGTCATCTCTTATGTATCATCATTTTCCCGAGCGAGCGATGCGCCATTTTGGCTACTTACAGATTATTCTAAGACCTTCCTATGATCCCGCTTCTTCTTGCATCCACTGTAGAGATCTTCATATGATACTGGATGATTTCGAGAGTCACTTGGTATCGGAGGAGTATCGTCGGGTGCCAACTCCTTTTTAGTGAGCTTATGTTAAGGGCTACATGACATGGTTCTATAGAGTGTCACACCTTATCATGAAACCAGACACTCATGAAAGACCACATAGGCTAGTTGGCTAGAAGGCACTTTAGGCTAAAGATGACCACATCGAAGATGTGACAACGGTTTGTCAGCGTGTTGTGGAGATGTGTAGAGCAGTCGTAGAAGCATGACTCTTAAAGGATGGCGGTCCCTAGTTGGCCCTTGTGGAGAACATGATTGTCGAGTTACAGAATATCGTGCATTATAGGCGGAAGAAAGTGTGAGGGGTTAGACATACCCAATCGGTTATGTTTTAATATATTACTTTTTTTTGTATTTTCGGACAAATATGCATGGTCTTGACTTTTAATTAATGTATGactatttaaattttatttgAGTTTAATATTATTTGAATTTACTTTAAAATAAATTTGCTTCAAAAAAGTTATAataatttttctttaaaaaaatacAATGTTGGGACAAGGTTCTACCATAAAATCATTCAGTGAGTACGTCTTCAGATGCACCCAAATAACTTATGAGATACTTCTTCGGACTATATTTTGTTTAAAATGACGAGATACTTCTTCGGACTATATTTTGTTTAAAATGACGCATATCTTATAATAGCACTTCTTGATATGATTTTGGATGCATatgaagatgcatctccaaatACTTAAAGACATTTTCAAAATTTTGAGGGTGTAGGATGCATACTTAAGGTGGAAAGAGCCTCCCTTTTCGAGTTTCCCTCTTATTTTTATGGACTTGAGCATAAAAGAAGCCCAATAAGTTCCCAAACGAGAGCCCATAACTATCTTTGTATGAAGATTCAAACAAAGAAGCATCTAACACCAACTCTAACTCTCTCATCAACGTAGCCATGGAGAAGGAGAAGAAATCTAATGATTCAAGTAACACAGAACCTTCTTCCTTCAAGCTTCTCGTTTCATTTCCTTCCGGTCTCTCTCCATCACAGGTTCACTCAACTTCAGAATTCTTATCACTCGCTTTTCCAATAATAATTTACTAAATTTATCACTCGATTTTGAAGGTTTCTGTTGAATTCGGTGACAACTACGATCGAATCCCTCACTCTGACCTAACCTTGGAAAACACCATCTCTGAGGTTCATCACATTTCTTTCGCACTGTGATTCATTTCTTCATGATTACTTTATGTTTATTTCTGTTGCACAGATTTGGGAGCAGAGGAGTGTACAGAACAAATCTCTGTTCAATGGAAATAAATTTAGGGTATGAGATTTTCTTACATGCAATGATATTTAGAAGGAAAAATTGTTctttttgtatttatttttttGGTCTTTTTTATTATGTATCATCAAGGTTCTAAATATCTTCCGTCGGTACATGTGTTTCGATACTGTTTGCGGTTAACGCGGTGTGAGTTAACCATAATTTATTTTTCATCATAAAAACTATGAATAATGGTATCGAATATCGATATCAGCAATTTCAGATATTGTTTTCTTGGACTGTTTTTTAGAACCTTGTTATGGATGCTTTATTTGGTAGGATTAAAGTTTGATGCTCTGACTGAAATAGTTTGTCAAGCACTATCCCTAATAGAGTATGTATCTTTTTTGTTGAAAATATCACAGTATGGAGGGCATGTTTTGCGCGCGGGAGGTGAATCTGACGATGAACCACATGTATGCCTCCACCTAGGTTTGACGGATTATAGGTTGCTTCTCAGTGCTCATCTTGGAgttgtttcatttttatttatcATGGTTAGTGATATTGATAATGATAGGATTACGATGATTCTCGAATCTTGAATGATAAACTATAGTTTTAATGTTTGTGTGGATGCTTTCGCGGTCTTAATCTAGTTCTGGATCTATTTCAACATTCGTGTTCATGGCTTCTAATGTGCGTTGATAGTTCATAATGACAGATAAATAAGAATTGAAGTCATAAGTTTGTTGGAAACGTTTTGTACTTCTAAATTAGATCTCAAATTTAATGGTGATCTTTTGCAGAAAAAAACGGGCATGACATTTGACAATATGTTTTAATAAAATCATTAAGAGACCAATTCTAGAAGTTATTTGCAGCTAAATGTCATCTATGCCATATTGTTAACTATAGTGTTTGCTTGAAACCAACAGAAGATCTTTTGTATGCTGTCTTGAAGTAATAGTTTAATCTTATTGCTATTTTTCCCTTGTGTTTTTGCTTATATGTTCTACATTCGCTCAGTTTAATAATTAATAACTATTAGTTAAATATGCTCCAGGACTTTTGTGGGGACAAATTTAAGCCCGTTGTGGGAAAAGTTTCTTGTTTCATCTGAAGGTAATACATATAACTTTTGCTCCTTTTTTTTACTCAAGTGCTACTGTTGTGGTTACCAATGATCTCATGCTGTTAGCACCTGAAGTTAGGGTAGTGTGGCAACTTACTTCTAAACTAGAGAGTTGTGTGATATGATTTCCAATAGTAAATTATCATGAAAGGAACAAGCGGCCGAGGGTTGATTTGATAAAATTCTGGAAGCAGCAGTATGGTATCTCTCTTCCTTCTCTTTGCCCCTAAAATAGAGGAGGTATTGCTGGATCTCGAAATCATTAGCCAACTGGATATTGATTGGTGATCGTAGTGTTAGTCAGCTTTAGCATCTTATAACTAAGGCTGTCTAAATCGATAATCATTACAGTGATAACCAAATTCATACGGCTTCCACGCATATCTGATTGGTCGTAGAAACTACATTATTCATCTAAATGACAACTGTTTAGATTCTATCTATCATCTTTGTGTCTTGTTGTAATTTGATTTTTCATTTGGCCAATAGAAGATTGGAAGAAAAGTTAAAAGGATGGAAAGTTGTTACCTTTTTTTCCACCTTAATTGTCATGTAAGTACATAGATTCACTAAACCAGGGAAGAAGAAAGAAGTTATGTTTCATATTTGTTGCTGCATGAGTATGTTGTGTGGTGTTCATTAAGAAGAAAGCATACGGTTAAGAGTCTCAtatcggacaatatatggcctgagCATATGTTTATATAAGTGGGAGCAATCTTCACTAGTCGGTTCTATAAGGTTGAAATAGGCCCAACCACAATTCTAAGATGGTATTAGAGCCTCGTTCAATTAAAAGTAATCATACAAAATTATAGAAAAGTCTTATATGTTTCATCTGCCTCACTCTACTTCCGTTCTTTTCATTTGAATTAGtattattatattaatttatCTATCTTAATCTTTTGGCTTTATCTTTGTTTATTCAGATGATTTCGTTCTTTGTCAGCATACCTCCAGTCCATTAGGAAATGGTGCAGTGGTGGAGACAATTGACAATAAAATACTTGTATTACAGCGAAGTAATAATGTTGGTGAATTTCCTGGATATTTCGTTTTCCCCGGAGGCCATCCTGAGGTATTCAATAGTGCAATGAATGTTCTGAATCCATTTATTGCTACTATCTAGTAAGGCATTGCAGTTGCTGAATTATTCATAATGAAACGGGCATTTAGTTCTGAAACCAGTTTGATTTGTTTTTCGGATCAGTGACATATTTGTTCTTTGTGTTTATGTATTTCAGA from Lathyrus oleraceus cultivar Zhongwan6 chromosome 7, CAAS_Psat_ZW6_1.0, whole genome shotgun sequence encodes the following:
- the LOC127106032 gene encoding nudix hydrolase 9: MEKEKKSNDSSNTEPSSFKLLVSFPSGLSPSQVSVEFGDNYDRIPHSDLTLENTISEIWEQRSVQNKSLFNGNKFRYGGHVLRAGGESDDEPHVCLHLGLTDYRTFVGTNLSPLWEKFLVSSEDDFVLCQHTSSPLGNGAVVETIDNKILVLQRSNNVGEFPGYFVFPGGHPEPQEIGITSHQNVKELPDSININVSREMFDSIVREVVEEIGVPASSLSVPAFIGISRRDLNVRPAAFFFIKCNLDSKEVQQFYSSALDGYESTQLYSVSMIELENMASRMPGCHRGGFALYKLMVDTRKIT